The following proteins are encoded in a genomic region of Glycine soja cultivar W05 chromosome 17, ASM419377v2, whole genome shotgun sequence:
- the LOC114392482 gene encoding ubiquitin-conjugating enzyme E2-23 kDa-like: protein MSSPSKRREMDVMKLMMSDYAVETINDGLNEFNVEFHGPKESLYEGGVWKIRVELPDAYPYKSPSIGFVNKIFHPNVDELSGSVCLDVINQSWSPMFDLLNVFEVFLPQLLLYPNASDPLNGDAASLMMKDKKLYDQKVKEYCERYAKKENISNSTAEESGDEEDISEEESGSSDDEIPGRADP from the exons GATGATGAGTGATTATGCAGTGGAGACTATAAATGATGGACTCAATGAGTTCAATGTGGAGTTTCATGGTCCAAAAGAAA GCCTTTATGAAGGTGGAGTCTGGAAAATTCGTGTTGAGCTTCCTGATGCTTACCCGTACAAATCCCCTTCTATTGGCTTTGTGAACAAAATATTCCACCCAAATGTTGATGAGCT ATCTGGCTCTGTATGCTTGGATGTCATTAACCAATCTTGGAGTCCAATGTTTG aTCTTCTAAATGTTTTTGAAGTTTTTCTTCCCCAACTCTTGCTTTATCCAAATGCTTCAGATCCTCTCAATGGTGATGCAGCATCGTTAATGATGAAGGATAAAAAGCTATATGACCAGAAAGTTAAAG AGTATTGTGAGCGGTATGCTaagaaggaaaacattagcaacTCTACAGCTGAAGAGAGTGGAGATGAGGAAGACATCAGTGAAGAAGAAAGTGGATCTAGTGATGATGAAATTCCTGGTCGCGCTGATCCTTAA